In the Streptomyces sp. 3214.6 genome, GGCCGGATGCCTGGTGACGGCCCTCGCGTTTTTCGCGATCTGGGTGAACGGACTCGTCGCTCTCTTCGACTGACTCAGCCGAGGGGGCGGCCGGGCAGTGAACGGGTGCGTATGGCGTGCAGGAGGTGGGTGAGGGGGGTGTGGGTGGTGGTGAGGATGGTGGTGGGGTCGTCGGATTCGCGGAGGTGGAGGGTGGTGGGGGTGGAGGCGAGTTCGATGCAGTTGTTGCCGTCGCCGCCGCCGGAGAAGGACGACTTCTGCCAAGTGTCGGGAGCGGTCATGCTGCGCCTCACAGTTCCTTCGCGAGTCGGTGGATGAGGTCACGCGAGCGTTCGGGATCGAGTGACGCGGCCTCCACTTTACGGAAGAGCGTTCGAAACGCTGCGAGTTGGGCTTCGGAGTCGACGAACCCCGTGCCGTGGGGTGCGTCGCGTACGACTGTGTCCAGTTTGGGCAGGGCACCGCCCGCGTACATCATCGTGCTCCACGCCCCTGCGAAGCTGTCGAGGTCGAAGGGGACGACCCGTACGGTGACGTGGTCTGCGTCGGAGATTTCCAGGACGCGGGTGAGCTGGGCGCGTGCGGCTGCCCGGTCGCCGACCCTGATGCGCAGTGCGGCCTCGTGGATCACCGCCTCGTAGGGGATGGCCGCGGGACCTTCGATGACAGCTCGCCGTCGCATCCGGTGCTCGACCCGCAGTTCGGTGTCCGTGTGCGGGAGTTCAGGCACTCGGTACGAGAAGACGGCGTGTGCGTAGGCCTCCGTCTGGAGCAGGCCGGGGATGTTCAGGGACTCCACGTCGCGCCGGTGCGTCGCATGGTGCTCCAGCTCGGCGATGTCGAGGAACGACGCGGGCAGCCGACCCCGGTACTGCTCCCACCAGCCCCGTGTACGGTCGGTCGGGCGGAGACCGTTCTGCGTAACCTCAGGTGGCGGCAGGTCGACATCCCCAACTCCGTCCGCGAGCGCGTTCTCTCCTGCGCCGACATGGACGAGCTGGGTGTCTGGCTCGACCGCTCCTGCCAGGTCACCGACGCCTGGGGTTTGTTCGACGAAGGGTTCTGACACCGGTGCCGGAGCCCCCGGGGGCCGGAGCCCCCGGGAAGGCCTCATTCCTTCAGCCGCAGTCAGAGCCTTGCTCCTCCACCGTCAGACCGTCATTCCTCCAGGGTCAGGCCCTTGCGCAGGCGCACCAGGGTGCGGGACAGCAGGCGGGACACGTGCATCTGGGAGATGCCGAGTTCCTCGCCGATCTCCGACTGGGTCAGGCCGGCGACGAAGCGGAGAGAGAGGATCTGCCGGTCGCGGGGCGGGAGTTCGGCGATCAGCGGCTTCAACGACTCGACGTACTCGATGCCTTCGAGTCCGTGGTCCTCGTAGCCGATGCGGTCGGCGAGCGCGCCTTCCGCGTCGTCCTCCTCCGGCTGCGC is a window encoding:
- a CDS encoding DUF397 domain-containing protein, coding for MTAPDTWQKSSFSGGGDGNNCIELASTPTTLHLRESDDPTTILTTTHTPLTHLLHAIRTRSLPGRPLG
- a CDS encoding DUF5753 domain-containing protein, which translates into the protein MSEPFVEQTPGVGDLAGAVEPDTQLVHVGAGENALADGVGDVDLPPPEVTQNGLRPTDRTRGWWEQYRGRLPASFLDIAELEHHATHRRDVESLNIPGLLQTEAYAHAVFSYRVPELPHTDTELRVEHRMRRRAVIEGPAAIPYEAVIHEAALRIRVGDRAAARAQLTRVLEISDADHVTVRVVPFDLDSFAGAWSTMMYAGGALPKLDTVVRDAPHGTGFVDSEAQLAAFRTLFRKVEAASLDPERSRDLIHRLAKEL